In one window of Tellurirhabdus rosea DNA:
- a CDS encoding glycerophosphodiester phosphodiesterase family protein — protein sequence MKKYFIAFLLLAGCAPKTFVSVPKNGLYEYFKPAPGKALISAHRGGGDITGYPENCIESFEYLAKRMPVTIECDISLTKDSVLMMMHDNTLERTTTGQGALSDVTWAYCQTLKLEDNEGKLTSYKIPTLEDVLRWGKGKATFTLDVKRSVPFEKVVEAIRKTGAKDYAAVITYNSTDAAKIHKLDPELMISVNVRNRADYDRLRELGIPDNRMLAFIGVREADRELYQFLRRKGIPCILGTLGNLDKQAIAKGDQVYKEFVKNGADILSTDRPLEAYKATR from the coding sequence ATGAAAAAATACTTCATCGCCTTTCTGCTGCTGGCGGGTTGTGCCCCCAAAACGTTCGTCAGCGTTCCCAAAAACGGCCTTTACGAGTACTTTAAACCCGCCCCCGGCAAAGCCCTCATCAGTGCCCACCGCGGCGGCGGCGACATCACGGGCTATCCCGAAAACTGCATCGAGTCGTTCGAGTACCTCGCCAAACGCATGCCCGTAACGATCGAGTGCGACATTTCGCTCACCAAAGACAGCGTGCTGATGATGATGCACGACAACACGCTGGAACGCACCACCACGGGCCAGGGCGCCTTGAGCGACGTGACCTGGGCGTATTGCCAGACGCTGAAACTGGAGGACAACGAAGGCAAACTGACCAGCTATAAAATCCCGACGCTCGAAGACGTGCTGCGCTGGGGCAAAGGCAAAGCGACGTTCACGCTGGACGTGAAGCGGAGCGTGCCGTTTGAAAAAGTGGTCGAGGCCATCCGGAAAACGGGCGCGAAGGATTATGCCGCCGTGATTACCTACAACTCGACGGACGCCGCCAAAATCCACAAGCTGGACCCGGAACTGATGATTTCGGTTAACGTCCGCAACCGAGCCGATTACGACCGGCTGCGGGAACTCGGTATTCCGGACAACCGCATGCTGGCCTTCATCGGCGTCCGCGAGGCCGACCGGGAGCTGTACCAGTTTCTCCGCAGAAAAGGCATTCCGTGCATTCTGGGTACGCTCGGCAACCTCGACAAACAGGCCATCGCCAAAGGCGACCAGGTTTATAAGGAATTTGTCAAAAACGGAGCCGACATCCTTTCCACCGACCGGCCGCTGGAAGCCTACAAGGCAACGCGATAA
- a CDS encoding leucine--tRNA ligase — MEYNHREIETRWRNFWEEAQTYRTSNDTTKPKYYVLDMFPYPSGAGLHVGHPLGYIASDIYSRYKRQKGFNVLHPMGFDSFGLPAEQYAIQTGQHPAITTEQNITRYIEQLKNIGFSYDWSREVRTSDPGFYKWTQWIFMELFRSWYNRETDKAEPIETLYEKLAAHGTEGVNAVSDDDVLSFSADEWNAFSEEKKYEISLKYRLTYVADAVVNWCAALGTVLANDEVKDGVSERGGFPVEQKKMRQWMMRITAYADRLLQGLDTLDWSESLKEQQRNWIGKSTGASVKFALETSPDQVVEVFTTRVDTIFGVTFMVLAPEHPLVEGLTTPEQKEAVEAYVAAAKLRSERDRMADAKTVSGVFTGSYCLNPFNGEKVPIWLADYVLAGYGTGAVMAVPSGDQRDWTFAKHFDLPIVPILDAQKDIETGADATKEGRYINSGMINGLTYAEAMPVLIKFLEENGIGRAKINYRMRDAVFSRQRYWGEPVPVYFKNNSAGQPLPYLIEESSLPLELPAVDKYLPTETGEPPLGRAEGWKYQGEYEYELSTMPGWAGSSWYWYRYMDPQNNGAFADKAAIDYWRDVDLYVGGSEHATGHLLYSRFWNKFLKDRGYVPEEEPFKKLVNQGMIQGLSMMATVATEAHLQPDEEVNYYLIPYNLTTRTANSRQSLLNIEHRMISTHIPVEFVTFEEGKYWLKEDSLKELIRKYPKFEDHVISKSFTESYFVTEGTSLQDDRIELAPVVEKMSKSKFNVVNPDDIVERYGADTLRLYEMFLGPLTDAKPWNTNGIDGVYRFLKKFWRLFYTEGTETRPAQWLVTDEAPTPAELKVLHKAIKKVEEDMETLSFNTSVSSFMIAVNELSTLKCSKKAILSDMVRILAPYAPHICEELWEKLGNPAGSLTEAGFPTFEPKYLVEDSIEYPVQINGKVRVTLTIAADRAASEIEKEVLANEIVQKWLEGKSPKKIIVVPKKIVNVVV; from the coding sequence ATGGAATACAACCACAGAGAGATTGAAACCCGCTGGCGAAACTTCTGGGAAGAAGCCCAGACCTACCGCACCTCCAACGACACCACCAAGCCCAAATACTACGTGCTCGACATGTTTCCGTACCCGTCCGGGGCGGGCCTGCACGTGGGACACCCGCTGGGCTACATCGCGTCGGACATCTACAGCCGGTACAAGCGCCAGAAAGGCTTCAACGTGCTGCACCCGATGGGCTTCGACTCGTTCGGACTCCCCGCCGAGCAGTACGCCATCCAGACCGGGCAGCACCCGGCCATCACGACCGAGCAGAACATCACCCGCTACATCGAACAGCTGAAAAACATCGGGTTCAGCTACGACTGGAGCCGCGAAGTCCGCACGTCGGACCCCGGTTTCTACAAATGGACACAGTGGATTTTCATGGAGCTGTTCCGTTCGTGGTACAACAGGGAAACCGACAAGGCCGAGCCGATTGAAACGCTGTACGAAAAATTGGCCGCCCACGGGACGGAAGGAGTCAATGCCGTCTCGGACGACGACGTACTTTCGTTCTCCGCTGACGAGTGGAACGCCTTCTCCGAAGAAAAGAAATACGAAATCTCACTGAAATACCGCCTGACCTACGTGGCCGATGCAGTCGTGAACTGGTGCGCGGCGCTGGGAACGGTACTGGCCAACGACGAAGTAAAGGACGGCGTTTCGGAGCGCGGCGGTTTCCCCGTCGAGCAGAAAAAAATGCGGCAGTGGATGATGCGCATTACGGCCTACGCCGACCGCCTGCTGCAGGGTCTCGACACCCTCGACTGGTCGGAATCGCTGAAGGAACAGCAACGCAACTGGATTGGTAAATCGACCGGGGCGAGCGTAAAGTTTGCGCTGGAGACTAGCCCGGACCAGGTCGTTGAGGTTTTTACAACGCGTGTCGATACGATTTTCGGGGTTACCTTCATGGTGCTGGCTCCCGAGCATCCGCTGGTGGAGGGCCTGACGACGCCGGAGCAGAAAGAAGCTGTGGAAGCGTACGTGGCCGCCGCCAAACTGCGGTCGGAGCGTGACCGCATGGCCGATGCCAAAACAGTCTCGGGCGTCTTCACGGGCAGCTACTGCCTGAACCCCTTCAACGGCGAGAAAGTCCCCATCTGGCTGGCGGATTACGTACTGGCGGGCTACGGTACGGGTGCGGTCATGGCCGTTCCGTCCGGCGACCAGCGTGACTGGACCTTTGCCAAACATTTCGACCTGCCCATCGTACCCATTCTGGACGCCCAGAAAGACATCGAAACCGGGGCCGATGCGACGAAGGAAGGTCGCTACATCAATTCCGGCATGATCAACGGCCTGACCTACGCCGAAGCCATGCCCGTTCTGATCAAGTTTCTGGAAGAAAATGGCATCGGCCGGGCCAAGATCAACTACCGGATGCGCGACGCGGTCTTCAGCCGCCAGCGCTACTGGGGTGAACCGGTTCCGGTGTATTTCAAAAATAATTCGGCGGGCCAGCCGCTTCCGTATTTAATTGAGGAAAGCAGCCTGCCGCTGGAGCTGCCCGCCGTGGACAAATACCTGCCGACCGAAACGGGCGAACCCCCGCTGGGCCGCGCCGAAGGCTGGAAGTACCAGGGTGAGTACGAATACGAACTGAGTACCATGCCCGGCTGGGCGGGCTCGTCCTGGTACTGGTACCGCTACATGGACCCGCAGAACAACGGGGCCTTTGCCGACAAAGCCGCCATCGACTACTGGCGCGACGTGGACCTGTACGTGGGCGGCTCCGAACACGCGACGGGCCACCTGCTCTACAGCCGTTTCTGGAACAAATTCCTGAAAGACCGGGGCTATGTGCCCGAAGAGGAGCCGTTCAAGAAACTGGTGAATCAGGGCATGATTCAGGGCTTGAGTATGATGGCAACTGTTGCTACTGAAGCTCATTTGCAACCTGATGAGGAAGTTAATTACTACTTAATTCCGTATAATCTAACAACCCGAACGGCTAATTCTCGGCAGAGTCTTTTGAATATCGAGCATCGAATGATTTCGACTCATATTCCTGTTGAGTTTGTCACTTTTGAAGAGGGTAAATACTGGCTTAAAGAAGATTCTCTGAAAGAATTGATTCGAAAGTACCCCAAGTTTGAAGATCATGTAATTTCGAAAAGCTTCACGGAATCCTATTTCGTGACGGAAGGTACTTCTCTTCAAGATGACAGAATTGAACTGGCGCCAGTTGTTGAAAAGATGTCAAAATCTAAATTCAACGTAGTCAACCCTGACGACATTGTCGAACGCTACGGCGCCGACACCCTGCGGCTGTACGAAATGTTCCTCGGCCCGCTGACCGACGCCAAACCGTGGAATACCAACGGCATCGACGGCGTCTACCGCTTCCTGAAGAAATTCTGGCGCCTGTTCTACACCGAAGGCACCGAAACCCGCCCGGCGCAGTGGCTCGTCACCGACGAGGCTCCAACCCCCGCCGAACTGAAGGTGCTGCACAAGGCCATCAAAAAGGTGGAGGAAGACATGGAAACCCTGTCGTTCAACACCTCGGTCAGCTCGTTTATGATTGCCGTCAACGAACTGAGCACGCTGAAATGCAGCAAAAAAGCCATTCTGAGCGATATGGTCCGGATTCTGGCACCCTACGCCCCGCACATCTGCGAAGAACTGTGGGAGAAACTGGGCAACCCGGCCGGCTCGCTGACCGAAGCGGGCTTCCCGACCTTCGAGCCGAAGTATCTGGTGGAAGATTCCATCGAATATCCGGTGCAGATCAACGGCAAAGTCCGCGTCACGCTGACCATCGCCGCCGACCGCGCCGCTTCCGAAATCGAAAAGGAAGTTCTCGCCAATGAAATCGTGCAGAAATGGCTGGAAGGCAAATCGCCCAAAAAGATCATCGTCGTGCCGAAGAAAATCGTGAACGTGGTGGTCTAA
- a CDS encoding mandelate racemase/muconate lactonizing enzyme family protein codes for MKHLPADNLPMTRRNFVGSLGALMAATGAASSVPLPVAAPARITVQKVASNFEREPLNPYRFKGSAITEAWQTVAYLEDESGTGKVGLGTQNILWSDAKVFEQHSESGGNALMYALSERALQLLKGRSFTNPVQLLDDLFPDVLAYGKTVTGNPNLRKTFALNALVPVDNAAWLLYAHRNGLKTFDAMVPETYRKGLSHRHDKVASIPSFSVGTPVERIKQAADEGYFIMKLKTGSAGTQAEMLEKDIAFLTALHKAIGHYETPHTKSGKIPYYFDANGRYEKKETLLRFLDHARKIGALEQIAVVEEPFAEENEVYVGDVGVRIAADESAHTVEDAARRIEQGYGAIALKAIAKTLSMTMKIAQLASEKNIPCFCADLTVNPILQDWNKAVAARLAPFPGMSLGLQETNGHQYYKNWNTMLSYHPRAGARWTKTVKGVYQTDADFYAESGGIFEPSGHYQALVTSDRT; via the coding sequence ATGAAGCATCTGCCTGCTGATAACCTGCCCATGACCCGCCGGAATTTCGTCGGCAGTCTGGGTGCCCTGATGGCCGCGACCGGGGCCGCGTCGTCCGTGCCGCTGCCGGTGGCTGCCCCGGCCCGAATTACCGTCCAAAAAGTAGCCTCCAATTTTGAACGCGAACCGCTGAATCCGTACCGCTTCAAAGGCAGCGCCATTACGGAAGCCTGGCAGACGGTCGCTTACCTCGAAGACGAATCCGGCACGGGGAAAGTGGGGCTGGGGACGCAGAACATCCTCTGGTCGGATGCAAAAGTGTTCGAACAGCATTCCGAAAGCGGGGGAAATGCGCTGATGTACGCCCTGAGCGAACGGGCCCTGCAACTGCTGAAAGGCCGGTCGTTTACCAATCCGGTCCAGCTGCTGGACGACCTGTTTCCGGACGTGCTGGCGTACGGAAAAACGGTCACGGGCAACCCGAACCTGCGCAAAACCTTCGCCCTCAACGCGCTGGTGCCGGTCGACAATGCGGCCTGGCTGCTCTACGCGCACCGCAACGGGCTGAAAACCTTCGACGCGATGGTGCCCGAAACGTACCGGAAAGGCCTGTCGCACCGCCACGACAAAGTGGCGAGCATCCCGTCGTTCAGCGTGGGAACGCCGGTCGAGCGGATCAAACAGGCTGCGGACGAAGGGTATTTTATCATGAAGCTGAAAACCGGCTCGGCCGGAACGCAGGCCGAAATGCTGGAAAAGGACATCGCCTTCCTGACGGCGCTCCACAAAGCCATCGGCCATTACGAAACGCCGCACACGAAGTCCGGCAAAATTCCGTATTACTTCGACGCCAACGGCCGCTACGAGAAGAAAGAGACGCTGCTGCGGTTTCTGGACCATGCCCGCAAAATCGGCGCGCTGGAGCAGATTGCCGTGGTGGAAGAACCGTTTGCGGAGGAGAATGAAGTCTATGTCGGGGATGTCGGCGTACGGATTGCCGCCGACGAAAGTGCGCATACCGTAGAAGACGCGGCCCGCCGCATCGAACAGGGCTACGGGGCCATTGCCCTGAAAGCCATCGCCAAAACGCTGAGCATGACCATGAAAATTGCGCAGCTGGCGTCGGAAAAGAACATTCCCTGCTTCTGCGCCGACCTGACCGTAAATCCGATTTTACAGGACTGGAACAAGGCCGTTGCCGCGCGGCTGGCCCCGTTTCCGGGCATGTCGCTTGGGCTGCAGGAAACCAACGGGCATCAGTATTACAAAAACTGGAACACCATGCTGTCGTATCACCCCCGGGCCGGAGCCCGCTGGACGAAGACCGTCAAGGGCGTTTACCAGACGGACGCAGACTTTTACGCCGAAAGCGGCGGCATCTTTGAACCATCGGGACATTATCAGGCGCTGGTCACCTCCGACCGGACCTGA
- a CDS encoding fused MFS/spermidine synthase — MLPTALLPSRLVVRLTLAVLLGLFFLSGFAALLYQVIWQRMLVFYTGSDTVSISLIVTAFMSGLGIGYLVGGRLADRSRPATNLLYFVVAELGILLFAAFSKRLLYDWLYESGPAAGENILLLYALVFGVLLVPTFLMGVSLPVLSRAFRLGDMGEQSRYISLLYFVNTLGAAFGALATGVVLVRAMGYERALWVGMVFNGLCAVGALALGLWLRRFTGSATEKVAGARTEPLSFTPTLTAWSVQYALSGFAALSLELIWFRILETLIKSVSLTFSILLAIYLGSMALGTAVGSWLTRGRSAAGRERIFLLAQLGLYLYTGLSVGIFVNAISRMDSLRYLWDYFASYEPNLSLTYGFPTYVLIPMFLLFVPTFLMGLSFSVSQSLIQDKYEEVGRKVGWLQFINIVGSALGAWWVTWVGFPVFGTAMLLKGIAAFGFIYCLLLFSRKYLSLFGTLGLTTLLLLAVMILPGNFRLWRQLNGIPEDDRFLYDENQSGLSIIKLFPEENTRIGVVFANGLGQSIMPYHRDAIHTLLGGLPVLIHPNPQKVAVIGLGSSGTLNGIAARPETREIVCFEIMSNQPDVLSEYAAQAGDTAIARVLDDRRLRLVLHDGRYQLRTMPDRYDVIEADALRPNSAFSGNIYSLEYFQLLKERLKPGGMAVSWCPTPRVLTTFCKAFPYVAYAEGFMLIGSNQPIRIDWQAVRERLNHPFTKAHFGRSGIDMTGLVAPYEGKLTVLAPGNQVAGEVNTDLYPRDEYSLPEEWKSAYRRYRGYLRMPF, encoded by the coding sequence ATGCTGCCGACTGCTCTTCTTCCATCCCGTCTTGTCGTTCGCCTCACCCTCGCCGTCCTGCTTGGACTCTTCTTTCTTTCCGGATTTGCCGCCCTTCTGTATCAGGTAATCTGGCAGCGCATGCTGGTCTTTTATACGGGCTCTGATACCGTTAGCATCAGTCTGATCGTGACGGCGTTCATGTCCGGACTCGGCATTGGCTATCTGGTGGGCGGGAGGCTGGCCGACCGCAGCCGCCCGGCGACCAATCTGCTTTACTTCGTGGTGGCCGAACTGGGTATTCTGCTTTTTGCGGCGTTCAGTAAAAGACTCCTTTACGACTGGCTCTACGAATCGGGACCCGCGGCGGGCGAAAACATCCTGCTGCTGTACGCGCTGGTGTTCGGCGTCCTGCTGGTGCCCACGTTTTTGATGGGCGTATCGCTGCCGGTATTGTCGCGGGCATTTCGGCTGGGCGACATGGGCGAGCAGTCGCGGTACATCAGTCTGTTGTATTTCGTCAACACGCTGGGCGCGGCCTTCGGGGCGCTGGCGACGGGCGTGGTGCTGGTGCGGGCGATGGGCTACGAACGGGCCTTGTGGGTGGGCATGGTGTTCAACGGGCTTTGCGCGGTCGGGGCGCTCGCGCTGGGTCTTTGGCTGCGCCGTTTTACGGGGTCCGCAACGGAGAAAGTCGCCGGTGCCCGTACCGAGCCGCTGTCCTTTACGCCAACCCTGACGGCCTGGTCGGTGCAGTACGCGCTTTCGGGCTTTGCGGCGCTTTCGCTGGAACTGATCTGGTTCCGGATTCTGGAGACGCTCATCAAATCCGTCTCGCTGACGTTCTCCATCCTGCTGGCGATCTACCTGGGTTCGATGGCCCTCGGCACGGCGGTCGGTTCCTGGCTGACCCGGGGCCGTTCGGCGGCAGGTCGGGAACGGATTTTTCTGCTGGCGCAACTGGGCCTGTACCTGTATACCGGGCTTTCGGTCGGCATTTTCGTCAATGCCATCAGCCGCATGGACAGTCTCCGGTACCTGTGGGACTATTTCGCCAGTTACGAACCCAACCTCAGCCTGACCTACGGCTTTCCCACCTACGTGCTGATTCCGATGTTTCTGCTCTTCGTCCCGACGTTTCTGATGGGCCTGAGTTTTTCCGTTTCCCAGTCGCTGATTCAGGATAAATACGAAGAAGTCGGGCGGAAGGTCGGCTGGCTGCAGTTCATCAACATCGTCGGCTCGGCGCTGGGAGCCTGGTGGGTCACCTGGGTAGGCTTCCCGGTGTTCGGAACGGCCATGCTGCTGAAGGGCATCGCGGCATTTGGATTTATCTACTGCCTGCTGCTGTTTTCGCGGAAGTACCTCAGCCTGTTCGGCACACTGGGTCTGACGACGCTGCTGTTGCTGGCGGTGATGATCCTGCCGGGCAATTTCCGCCTCTGGCGCCAACTGAACGGCATTCCGGAGGACGATCGGTTTCTGTACGACGAAAACCAGTCCGGGCTGTCCATCATCAAGTTATTCCCCGAAGAGAACACCCGCATCGGGGTTGTCTTCGCCAACGGGCTCGGGCAAAGCATTATGCCTTACCACCGCGATGCCATCCACACCCTGCTCGGCGGACTTCCGGTGCTGATTCACCCGAACCCTCAGAAAGTGGCGGTGATTGGCCTCGGTTCGTCCGGGACGCTGAACGGCATCGCCGCCCGGCCCGAAACGCGGGAGATTGTCTGCTTCGAAATCATGAGCAACCAGCCCGATGTGCTGTCGGAGTACGCCGCCCAGGCCGGGGACACGGCCATCGCCCGCGTGCTCGACGACCGGCGGCTCCGGCTGGTGCTGCACGACGGACGTTACCAGCTGCGGACCATGCCCGACCGCTACGATGTCATCGAGGCCGATGCGCTGCGGCCGAACTCGGCTTTTTCCGGAAACATTTATTCGCTCGAATATTTCCAGCTGCTCAAAGAACGCCTGAAACCGGGCGGTATGGCCGTCAGCTGGTGCCCCACGCCCCGGGTGCTGACCACCTTTTGCAAGGCGTTTCCCTACGTGGCGTATGCCGAAGGTTTTATGCTTATCGGCAGCAATCAGCCCATCCGGATTGACTGGCAGGCGGTCCGGGAGCGCCTGAATCATCCGTTTACCAAAGCCCACTTTGGGCGCAGCGGCATCGACATGACCGGGCTGGTGGCTCCGTACGAAGGAAAGCTGACGGTGCTCGCGCCCGGCAATCAGGTCGCCGGAGAGGTGAACACCGACCTGTACCCGCGCGATGAATACAGTCTGCCGGAAGAGTGGAAGTCGGCTTACCGGCGGTACCGCGGCTATCTCCGGATGCCTTTTTAA